One Dasypus novemcinctus isolate mDasNov1 chromosome 1, mDasNov1.1.hap2, whole genome shotgun sequence genomic window carries:
- the EPGN gene encoding epigen isoform X2 produces the protein MAFGVPISVYLLFNAMTAFTEEAAVTVTPPITAQQSNWTLNKTEAAYTEEPIALKFSHPCLEDHNSFCINGVCVFHHELEKVTCRCFTGYTGERCEHLTLTSYAVDSYEKYIAIGIGVGLLLSGFLAIFYCYIIKRYLKLKSPYHVCSGQRPL, from the exons ATGGCTTTTGGAGTTCCAATATCTGTCTACCTTTTATTCAATG CAATGACAGCATTCACTGAAGAGGCAGCTGTCACTGTAACACCTCCAATCACAGCCCAACAGAGTAACTGGACACTTAACAAGACAGAAg CTGCCTATACAGAAGAACCTATAGCCTTGAAGTTCTCACATCCTTGTCTGGAAGACCACAACAGTTTTTGCATCAATGGTGTTTGTGTATTTCACCATGAGCTGGAGAAAGTGACCTGCAG gtGTTTTACTGGTTATACTGGAGAAAGGTGTGAGCACTTGACCTTAACTTCATATGCTGTGGATTCTTATGAAAAATACATTGCAATTGGGATTGGTGTTGGATTACTATTAAGTGGTTTTCTTGCTATTTTTTACTGCTACATAATAAAGAG GTATCTGAAATTGAAATCGCCTTACCATGTCTGTTCAGGACAGAGACCATTGTGA
- the EPGN gene encoding epigen isoform X1 gives MLLPEVHIFLIGKNCQMTLHEIYMQERLTELNKNLPPVSQGGKEKDTVDQLREMAFGVPISVYLLFNAMTAFTEEAAVTVTPPITAQQSNWTLNKTEAAYTEEPIALKFSHPCLEDHNSFCINGVCVFHHELEKVTCRCFTGYTGERCEHLTLTSYAVDSYEKYIAIGIGVGLLLSGFLAIFYCYIIKRYLKLKSPYHVCSGQRPL, from the exons ATGCTGCTGCCAGaagtacatatttttttaattggtaaGAACTGCCAGATGACGCTTCATGAAATTTACATGCAAGAAAGACTCACAGAGCTCAATAAAAACCTTCCACCCGTCAGtcaaggaggaaaagagaaagacactgTTGATCAACTGCGGGAAATGGCTTTTGGAGTTCCAATATCTGTCTACCTTTTATTCAATG CAATGACAGCATTCACTGAAGAGGCAGCTGTCACTGTAACACCTCCAATCACAGCCCAACAGAGTAACTGGACACTTAACAAGACAGAAg CTGCCTATACAGAAGAACCTATAGCCTTGAAGTTCTCACATCCTTGTCTGGAAGACCACAACAGTTTTTGCATCAATGGTGTTTGTGTATTTCACCATGAGCTGGAGAAAGTGACCTGCAG gtGTTTTACTGGTTATACTGGAGAAAGGTGTGAGCACTTGACCTTAACTTCATATGCTGTGGATTCTTATGAAAAATACATTGCAATTGGGATTGGTGTTGGATTACTATTAAGTGGTTTTCTTGCTATTTTTTACTGCTACATAATAAAGAG GTATCTGAAATTGAAATCGCCTTACCATGTCTGTTCAGGACAGAGACCATTGTGA
- the EPGN gene encoding epigen isoform X3, protein MAFGVPISVYLLFNAMTAFTEEAAVTVTPPITAQQSNWTLNKTEAAYTEEPIALKFSHPCLEDHNSFCINGVCVFHHELEKVTCRYLKLKSPYHVCSGQRPL, encoded by the exons ATGGCTTTTGGAGTTCCAATATCTGTCTACCTTTTATTCAATG CAATGACAGCATTCACTGAAGAGGCAGCTGTCACTGTAACACCTCCAATCACAGCCCAACAGAGTAACTGGACACTTAACAAGACAGAAg CTGCCTATACAGAAGAACCTATAGCCTTGAAGTTCTCACATCCTTGTCTGGAAGACCACAACAGTTTTTGCATCAATGGTGTTTGTGTATTTCACCATGAGCTGGAGAAAGTGACCTGCAG GTATCTGAAATTGAAATCGCCTTACCATGTCTGTTCAGGACAGAGACCATTGTGA